The Candidatus Scalindua japonica genome has a segment encoding these proteins:
- a CDS encoding polyketide synthase dehydratase domain-containing protein, producing MRGKTLDLGAIRSRCDGEIDGPGCYKAFSSRGLSYGPSFHGIEALRYNEREVLARLIMPESVRDVSGQYVLHPSLMDSALQATLGLAVSSTGVDGTGDGVYLPFALNEVFIYGSIPETAYAYVRV from the coding sequence ATGAGAGGAAAAACTCTTGATCTCGGGGCCATCCGATCAAGGTGTGATGGTGAGATAGATGGGCCGGGGTGTTACAAGGCGTTTTCCAGCCGGGGGTTGAGCTATGGCCCTTCGTTCCATGGGATAGAAGCCCTGCGTTATAATGAGCGTGAGGTCCTGGCGAGGTTGATTATGCCGGAGAGTGTCAGAGATGTGTCGGGGCAGTATGTGCTGCATCCGAGCCTGATGGATAGTGCGTTGCAGGCGACACTGGGATTGGCCGTGTCATCGACCGGTGTTGACGGAACTGGTGATGGAGTATACCTGCCGTTTGCCCTGAACGAAGTGTTTATATATGGGTCGATACCTGAGACGGCGTATGCGTATGTGAGGGTATAG